tcaattcaaaatGCATACAAAAATGTAAACGTCTTTAATTTATCTATCAAAATAAGGaggatttattagaaaatattataaaagccAAATCACGATGAATCCCTGCTGGGGTTTGCAGAGAGAAGCTGAGAAATGAATCCCTGCTGAGGTTTGCAGTAGAGAAGCTGTCCCAGATGTTGACGGTTTGAAAAATTAAGTTAAAGTTGTCTGACTTGCTTTAAGCTTTCATGATTTGTACAATTTCCGATAACGTTCAACATTTTTGCTTATTGAAAAGGACACCGTCTTCCTTCTATCAATGCCTCGATAATCCTTCAAATACTTCAACGTCTTCTCAATGTGTTccgaaaatttgcaaatttttttggaTGGAAACTGTTTTTCTCGCTCGTCTAAATTTTGTTGTGTTTCTGTGTCATCTGTTACAATATTCAACaattcgttggaaagtggcactTCAGGAGTATTAATTACGTCAAATATATCCTCTTCATCGCTTTCGTTAAAGCCTATAGTTTTCGCAATCTCAAGAATTTCTCTTCTGATTTCTGAATCGCTATCGATATCAATGCCAGAAGGAGACTCAACTGCTTCTGGCCAGATTTTACGCTAGACTTTGTTCAATGTGCCACTAGTTACctctttccaagaagcttcgaTGATTTCAACAGCCTtgagaatatcaaaattttccCAGATTTCTTTAATTGATAATTGCCTATTTTTATCCATCGTCTAAACGTACCACCAACTGCCCGAAAGTTCGACGCAGATGCTTTAAAGGTAGCATTTACACCTTGGTCCATGGGTTGCAGCAGGGAAGTGGTATTTGGCGGTAGGAAGACCGCTTTCACATTTTCATCGCTTTGGTTGAGAGTTGCGGGATGTCCAGGAGCATTATCGCCTAAAAGCAGAACCTTGTGCGATAAGTTGTTCTTCCTAGAGTATTCTTTGATTCCTGGACAAAATTCATTTCTAAACCATTCAGCGAATAACGCCGTAGTTACCCAGGCCTTTTTATTATGTTTCCAAATGACTGGCAGcgtggttttcgaaatattcttTAAGACCCTTGGATTTTCCGAATGGTACACCAGTAGAGGCTTCAGTTTGAAAATGGCGAGCGGCATTTCCGCCCAAAACATGTGTAAGCCTGCCTTTGGAGACTTTGAAGCGTGGTGTTGCAGCTTCTTCCTTGGAAGTATTATAAATGTACGTGATGGTAAACGCTTCCAGTAAAGTCCTGTCTCATCGACATTAAAAACTTGGCTTGGGCTGTAACCGCCTTCATCAATAATACTTTTAAGCATATCGGGTATTTTTTTTCGCTTCTTCATAATCAGCACTAGCCACTTCTccagtcaattttaaattatgcagACCAAATCTTAATTTGAACTTGCCGAACCATCCTCGACTTGCAATAAATTCGAAGGCTTCGTTTTCACTTCTGATGTTATTGAACAAATTCTACGCCTTTTCTTCTGTCTGCTATCCAGACACAACCGTCTCTAAGCTGGCGGCAACTGTAGGAGCTTTGCGTTCGGGTGGTATGTCCAGAACTCTTTTGCAGTCCGCGAAACGAAATTGACGATCACGTAGTTGCATGTCGGGGATCTCAGCCAGAACGCAACTTCACCCCGCCTAACAATATATGATCTTTAAGCAAGCGCCATTACTTGGTTGACACAGTCGCAGACGTCTCAGTTGTCccttcttttccaagaaattgaatactACCTTATGATAGTGAACTATTAACGTGGTGAAGAAATGCCCTCCTTAATATGCTCGCGGATTTTTTCCGTATTCCTTTTTATCCGTCTGATAGCCCATGCCTTCAATCCTAAGCAAACAGCAATTTCCGCCAGCATCCTGGCAGGGATATGCATGACAGGGAAGTTCTCCAAAAGAACCAGAGAGGTGGCAATAGGGAGCCCCCTGTCCCCTTTTTCAGTGACTTATTCATGGACAAGATTGAAAATGATCTACATTCCAAAGTCCCGTTACCAAAGATCTGGACAAGGTTTGCAGATTACACTTTCACCATTATTCATAAACTTGAAGTGGAGGAGATGCTAGTGGGACTGAATAAGCTACATAGGAACTTAAGATTCACAATCGAGATGGAAGGCAATGGAGAACTCCCATTTCTAGATTTAGGAATCATTAGAGGCGAAAATAGGATCTCTTTTGATATTTATAGAAAGCCAACACACATACAGCGAGCAATTCCGGAAAATCTGAACCACTTGCAATCTCCTCCTTCTCTCCATTGCTCTTTGCTCCTTTGGTTTTgctgttaaaaattcaaatttatccTGAGCCCTCTTAAGGGTTTTTTGCGGTTCTAGCCTTTCCTccagatagcgcagataccatcTAATATCTGTAGTTGTATTAGCTGAAACCGGTCAATATAGTTTATACTCTGTCGGGTTTCGAATTAAACAAATAACTCAGGACTTTCCAGCTGGTTATAACAAGTAAAACCGGAcactcgacgcttcaggtatgaaacatTTGGTTTGTTTTTTATGTAAGCACATTTGAGTGCATAATTATCCCATTTAtacgtgactgctgttatgagagcagggaggcagagtccaaccggctcggaggttcagagccagcccgtagcatttacgaaggaaagcagctctcccaccctgtacCTAAAAACCTCTCTGTGGTtcccaaagaatgatttacccagtgtccgtagcctgcttttagttagagctgggcaattgcagaggaagtgcctgagggtttacACCCCTTatccgtagcttcggcaatgcggatTGTATGGTATGCACAGCATGGTCGCATGGTCCCCTCTGAGCCAGTGCCCTTTGCaaactgccgtaatcttgaatgcatttgcacgcgtctggcaaagGAACTCTCGTGATCGAACTATGCTATGAGCCAGCCAAAtcgtccttgacttggcacaggtggtgagccttcgccatctaaggcccgcggctactAAGTAGTATAAGTAGATTCCGcctttgacagtcgccagcgagacaccgactgtacctgCGAAGGGGTGTCACGAGCGGACCCCGCCTGGCTAACCCatcagtccgctcattcccctctatgttcctatgacagggagcccagaggagggtgaccttgatcgTGCCGCCCCGAATGTTCAGCGCGTttttgccccaccagcctggttgatgtcgtcgttgagtacaaggtcttaatggccgcttggcttgtcggtcagaattgctatgttacgcttgggcctcggatcatgctccagccatcgatgtttttaaatcaataaCTTGCCTCTGCCTCTTCTTTTTAGAGGAGCTGATCCTTTATCCATACTGCTATGTGGGTTTTTGATCCTTTCTCTGTTGAAACAATTTTGTCGCTTAGAATATAAAGGTCAGCTTAAAAAGGAAGtttcttaccaagtttgatttCTTAGTCGAAATCAACCCAATATCGTATTAAGCGTCCTTTAGTCTTGAGTTCTATTACCAATATTGAATTAAAACTAACGAGGCTTCTTTTATTTATGGGTCAGAAGAACTATGTAACTAAGGATCCAGAAAACAAGGAATCAATAAAACACATTTACACCTctcaaatgcttctaataatcCAAAACACCGACCACTTGTGGGAACATTCAGAGCTATATTCAATACATATGCTCAAACGACGCCGGTAattagaagaaatattttaactttattatgcacattgcctccaatcaaggtgctaagtggaagaCTTTGCGGAAtgggatgagatttttcatggatgtaTGATGTATGAGTATCTGGCGCTATGTTGtcggggaaaccccgtcatacgcggactgcggcATACACTTTTAACTGTTTTCTATAACAAAATAGacaaagtttatgtcgaaaaacataaaggttggtcaaatcaacctgcagcatgccaaaaccccctcctatctgctggcagcgaGACTGACCAAGCTGCAGGATTTTtcctacatctttctggtgcaagagctgtgggttcgatttaacagaatctgtgtcattggatcagtaaaaggagctaggatcttctacgatgaaaatcCATAAGACCgcgagcttgtgtcctgatgtcaagacggttagaggcaaccatgctaagaCAGTACTGtttccaggacttagctacggtcatcatacaataccagataaatggcgagagggaaaacatcatagttacctccgcttatttaccctataattctttgtatcctccaccgacgcaagagcttaggaatctggtagtgtatgcagaatcgtcccgaactcttaataggttgcgatgcgaatgctcaacatatttgttggggcagtagcaaatgcaatccaagtggagagaagctatttgatttcatcacttcagctggttttatgactgcaaacgtatgGTGCAAACGTTCGTGGgatcgagaagaagcgaagtaattgacctaacaatagGTACCTTAAAAGTTTTAGAGTTGATtgcacactggcgagtgctagacgaggtctcactgtcagatcactgatatctagaattcaatctgactattgcgggcgaacagtctgcagtacaaaaacagaaccctaggaaaacggattggacaaagttcagtgaacttcttggcaacaaagtacAGAGGCttttcctatttcccgaggtcaaTGTGGTAAAACATGGTATCGgtaactgcaaaaactcaggaaatcaactaggcgacttctgaaccgtgcttgcaaaagtagtaagaacgaagactggttaaatttcaggaactcacagcgtgaatataagaggctcgttaggtgttcgaaacaagactcctgtagagcgtactgtgaggaaatggaaggcgaaagagagacttcaaggctgggCAAAATCCTTAAAGGGGATGAGTCGGCTAGATTGAACCCcattagaaaacccgacggtacttccacgagactggattcagtacagaccctcctggaagtacacattcgtggaaacgtacTTAGGTCaaacccacttaatgaaaaccaacatcttTACCAGCGTAGAAAGTCCTGTGGGGCTGCtcatcattctttggttacaaagatagaggatgcaactttgaatggtgagtacgcaatggggatgttcgtggacattgaaggggcttttgactgtgcgccttttcgaaAACTTTATGATGCCGCCGGagggcatggtgttgatgatgctttaattaagtggatccatgctatgctaacgcagagattgctgtgcgctgaggtgggtgtcgatcgctgtctgactgcagaagcaacgaagggctgcccccaaggagttGTGCtctcgccacttctgtggagtatgctgatagACTCAATTTTATGCTGACGACGTGGCTCTGCTTGCTGCTGATTGGGATCTTCGAACGGTGTCTAGGAATATATAAGgtgtcgttgatttgatagacagttggtacctcagacatggtctttcagttaatccaaataaaaccacaatggtatcattcacaaaaaggagaaaactggatagactttgcctccctgagaggAGGAAGTACTACTCTTTAACTCtcggaagaagtgaaatacctgggagccactctagataaaaaacttcgttGGAACAaacaggtaaagatgaaacgagctctcacagcttatgggacAGCTTGTCTGGACATGCATTGCTATCATTAAGCTGATGTTCGTTTAtggatccgtagtgtggtgggatAAGGttagacaaaaaggttttcaccataaactagccgcactgcaaagaactgtgtgtctgggtatcactgctgccatgagcatgacatccAGTGCATCTCTAAATGCACTACTTAATTTCCAGCCCCTGGAtacatttattcaaagcactgcaatgagagcagctcatagactaattcgattagatctatggggaaataacggatgtggggggtacagagcattggaaaagttactgggagtactgaatccagttcttcaaATGCCTTCCGAGTCTCATGTCCGcatacatctgtttagtagaagatatgaagtagagagaactgggaagtcccagaggaatgtgtGGGGTGATATACGCAAGTCTTCTATAACGAGGGCTCAAAAACAgcagagggttctggagccggagtctacttctcgaataaaaacgagaagtgggcttttcctttgggacaatatgcaacggtttttcaaaccgaagtttatgcgatctcAAAGGCAGCAAActtggtgattgacgagcggttgaagggcagacgcatcgtaatctgcagtgattgccaagctgcattgagggcgttgagtagtt
The window above is part of the Hermetia illucens chromosome 3, iHerIll2.2.curated.20191125, whole genome shotgun sequence genome. Proteins encoded here:
- the LOC119651001 gene encoding tigger transposable element-derived protein 1-like, whose translation is MKKRKKIPDMLKSIIDEGGYSPSQVFNVDETGLYWKRLPSRTFIILPRKKLQHHASKSPKAGLHMFWAEMPLAIFKLKPLLVYHSENPRVLKNISKTTLPVIWKHNKKAWVTTALFAEWFRNEFCPGIKEYSRKNNLSHKVLLLGDNAPGHPATLNQSDENVKAVFLPPNTTSLLQPMDQGVNATFKASASNFRAVGGFNESDEEDIFDVINTPEVPLSNELLNIVTDDTETQQNLDEREKQFPSKKICKFSEHIEKTLKYLKDYRGIDRRKTVSFSISKNVERYRKLYKS